One part of the Aspergillus luchuensis IFO 4308 DNA, chromosome 5, nearly complete sequence genome encodes these proteins:
- a CDS encoding DUF3237 domain-containing protein (InterPro:IPR020915;~PFAM:PF11578), which produces MTTPTLKYAFTMNVELAPAIDFGATFSGDRSFIAITGGSIDGPRLTGKVLSGGGDRNAVRPDGVVHVFAKYSIQASDGTPISITNEGFGRASQSSIKAIFDGDGASASEGGKTWYTKTWPRFEVAPGKWDWLNTSCFIGDLQPPASADRVVIKIYEII; this is translated from the coding sequence ATGACTACTCCAACTCTTAAGTACGCGTTTACGATGAATGTCGAGCTTGCCCCAGCAATCGACTTTGGAGCAACATTCAGCGGCGACAGAAGTTTTATTGCAATTACTGGAGGGTCCATTGATGGACCGCGTCTGACAGGCAAAGTTTTGTCTGGTGGCGGAGACCGGAACGCTGTGCGACCCGATGGAGTCGTGCATGTCTTCGCCAAATATTCAATCCAAGCAAGCGATGGTACACCTATATCTATTACGAACGAAGGCTTTGGTCGGGCAAGTCAATCAAGTATAAAGGCGATCTTTGATGGCGACGGCGCCTCGGCCAGCGAGGGTGGCAAAACCTGGTACACAAAGACATGGCCACGATTCGAGGTCGCTCCTGGCAAGTGGGATTGGCTTAACACTTCTTGCTTCATTGGGGACTTACAACCCCCAGCATCAGCTGACCGCGTCGTCATCAAAATTTACGAAATTATCTGA